A region from the Natronincola ferrireducens genome encodes:
- a CDS encoding SulP family inorganic anion transporter, translated as MIYLLGKKKNRLAHLFNLLKQNKTIIKNDILSGLTVALALIPESVAFAFVAGVSPILSLQTAVMMGLVAAIFTGRPGMISSSTAAISVVFASLIAQHGLDYLFATVVLMGIIQVAIGVLRLGKYARIIPYPVMLGFLNGLSIVMFLAQWAQFKVDGVVMINGVETIQKVWLPTTDMSIMLVFVVFTMAIIYFVPKFTKAVPSSLAAIIVMTIIAVILDKGGYHLRTVQDFAGMELRGGLPQFYIPQVKISMDMLRIILPYAIIGALVGLTEAVLTLRVIDEMTDTRGRTNRECVAQGLANTINGFFGGMGGDAMIGQSIINIKSGGRTRLSALVAPVALLVFIMFGSSLVNVIPLAALVGVMFMVVVGTFEWQSLKYGKKIPKQDFAVIAVVTLVTVFVDLATAVIIGVVLSALMFAWEKGKVIYVNIENGENGAKTYKINGSIFFGSVLNFKELFDIKNDPEDVIIDFKYARVMDHSAIEAINAIAEKYESVGKKLTLIRLSEDCKKLFKNAETIVCVKIDESQCITSQYRYV; from the coding sequence ATGATTTATTTATTAGGAAAAAAGAAAAACAGGTTGGCTCATTTGTTTAATTTACTTAAACAAAACAAAACAATCATTAAGAATGATATTTTATCCGGGCTAACAGTAGCCCTAGCACTAATTCCAGAGTCGGTGGCATTTGCATTTGTGGCGGGGGTTAGTCCTATACTTAGCTTACAAACTGCTGTTATGATGGGACTTGTGGCAGCTATTTTTACAGGAAGACCTGGAATGATTAGCTCATCGACAGCTGCAATTTCAGTTGTATTTGCATCCCTGATTGCACAACATGGCTTAGATTATCTCTTTGCCACCGTAGTTCTAATGGGAATTATTCAAGTAGCAATAGGGGTATTAAGATTAGGAAAATATGCAAGGATTATACCCTATCCAGTTATGCTAGGTTTTCTTAACGGGCTATCTATCGTCATGTTCTTAGCCCAATGGGCGCAATTTAAAGTAGACGGGGTTGTGATGATAAATGGCGTTGAAACGATACAGAAGGTTTGGTTGCCTACGACTGATATGAGCATCATGCTGGTATTTGTAGTGTTTACAATGGCAATTATTTATTTTGTACCTAAGTTTACCAAAGCCGTTCCATCAAGCTTAGCAGCTATTATTGTAATGACAATTATTGCAGTTATTTTAGACAAAGGTGGTTATCATCTAAGAACTGTACAAGACTTTGCTGGAATGGAGCTAAGGGGTGGATTACCACAATTTTATATACCTCAAGTTAAGATAAGCATGGATATGTTAAGGATCATTTTGCCATATGCTATAATTGGAGCCCTAGTTGGATTAACAGAGGCGGTACTGACCCTTAGGGTTATTGATGAAATGACGGATACGAGAGGCCGAACCAATAGAGAGTGTGTAGCACAGGGCCTAGCCAATACGATCAATGGATTCTTTGGCGGAATGGGTGGAGATGCCATGATCGGGCAGTCTATCATTAACATAAAGTCAGGTGGTAGAACAAGATTATCAGCACTAGTAGCACCAGTAGCACTACTAGTGTTTATTATGTTTGGTTCAAGCTTGGTTAATGTGATTCCTTTAGCGGCCCTGGTGGGTGTTATGTTTATGGTTGTTGTAGGAACATTTGAGTGGCAAAGCTTAAAGTACGGAAAAAAGATACCTAAGCAAGATTTTGCAGTGATAGCGGTAGTGACTTTAGTTACAGTATTTGTTGATTTAGCCACAGCTGTAATTATAGGCGTTGTCTTATCGGCATTGATGTTTGCTTGGGAAAAAGGGAAAGTCATTTATGTCAATATAGAAAACGGCGAAAATGGTGCTAAGACCTATAAAATAAACGGATCAATATTTTTTGGTTCTGTATTAAACTTCAAAGAGTTATTTGATATTAAAAATGACCCGGAGGATGTTATTATTGATTTTAAATATGCTAGAGTAATGGATCATTCTGCTATTGAAGCAATTAATGCCATAGCAGAAAAGTACGAAAGTGTAGGAAAAAAACTAACTTTAATTCGTCTCAGTGAAGATTGTAAAAAGCTTTTCAAAAATGCCGAAACAATTGTATGTGTTAAGATAGATGAATCACAGTGTATTACATCTCAGTATCGATACGTATAA
- a CDS encoding class I SAM-dependent methyltransferase codes for MKYTGERVIPKLMNPRNGMLIEHIARYEFAKSFCKGRVLDIACGSGYGSEILLKDNPRIKELVGIDIDQESIAYAKEHYPFAKTSYHVDDALNKDLYTIYGAFDTIVSFETIEHFKGDEQFVENLYNLLKPDGTLIISTPFGRGKDHPCSCPFHVYQYTEEEFIDVLKPFGQVTMYHQIDTTIEIPRKDMKYYLMVAVCKK; via the coding sequence ATGAAATATACAGGAGAAAGAGTTATACCTAAGTTAATGAACCCAAGAAATGGCATGCTTATTGAACATATAGCTCGCTATGAGTTTGCTAAATCCTTCTGCAAAGGTCGTGTATTAGACATTGCCTGTGGCAGTGGTTATGGTAGCGAAATCCTATTAAAGGACAACCCCAGAATTAAAGAATTAGTCGGTATTGACATAGATCAAGAATCTATTGCGTACGCCAAAGAGCATTATCCTTTTGCTAAAACAAGCTATCATGTAGATGATGCATTAAATAAAGATCTTTATACAATCTATGGCGCCTTTGACACGATTGTTAGCTTTGAAACCATTGAACATTTTAAAGGAGATGAACAATTCGTTGAAAATCTCTATAACCTCCTAAAACCAGACGGAACTCTTATCATCTCAACCCCCTTTGGCCGCGGGAAGGATCATCCCTGCAGCTGCCCTTTCCATGTTTATCAATATACTGAGGAGGAGTTTATTGATGTGCTAAAGCCTTTTGGTCAAGTAACCATGTATCATCAAATCGATACAACAATTGAAATCCCTAGAAAAGATATGAAATACTACTTAATGGTAGCTGTTTGTAAAAAATAA
- a CDS encoding helix-turn-helix domain-containing protein produces MTRDIDREDEIMTITEVAQYLKISEVTTYKFVQQGKIPGFKIGRHWRVKRSDLAEFIEKQKRGERI; encoded by the coding sequence ATGACGCGGGATATTGATAGGGAAGATGAGATTATGACCATTACTGAGGTGGCACAGTACTTAAAGATCAGTGAGGTTACCACTTACAAATTTGTACAACAGGGGAAAATACCAGGATTCAAAATAGGCCGTCATTGGCGTGTGAAGAGAAGCGATCTGGCAGAATTCATAGAAAAACAAAAAAGAGGCGAAAGAATCTAA
- a CDS encoding NUDIX domain-containing protein, with amino-acid sequence MRLIKKMIHKDVKNLDGRTFERRAARGIILKGSKILLLYTKRYNDYSFPGGGVDTGEDLITGLKRELAEEIGAKNIEVLREFGYIDEYRPHYKPEYDLIHMLSYFYVCRIDEELGDANLEGYEIANGMASVWIDIHEAIKHNKEVMVNQEVSMGLSIERETLALELIAEELL; translated from the coding sequence TTGAGACTAATAAAGAAAATGATTCATAAAGATGTAAAAAATCTAGACGGCAGGACATTTGAAAGAAGAGCAGCCAGAGGAATTATTCTAAAGGGCTCAAAGATTCTCCTGTTATATACCAAGAGATATAATGACTATAGCTTCCCTGGTGGGGGAGTAGATACTGGGGAGGACTTAATCACTGGGTTGAAAAGAGAACTGGCTGAAGAAATTGGCGCTAAGAATATCGAAGTCCTCAGGGAGTTTGGATATATTGATGAATATAGACCCCATTATAAACCTGAATATGATCTCATCCACATGCTATCCTATTTTTATGTATGTAGGATTGATGAGGAATTAGGGGATGCAAACCTTGAGGGTTATGAAATTGCCAACGGCATGGCTTCTGTTTGGATTGATATCCATGAAGCAATCAAGCATAATAAAGAAGTTATGGTAAATCAAGAGGTCTCCATGGGACTCTCTATTGAGCGGGAAACATTAGCTTTAGAATTGATAGCAGAAGAGCTATTATAG